TATGAATATAATCTTTAGCGTTATGAATATCTTCAAGTAGTGCGTCAAATTTTTTTCTGCCGTCTGTGTAAATCGTCACATCATTATCTGTCGTTAAAAAGGCTGCGTTATTATAAAGTAGCATTTGTACCATGTCTTTAAATTTAACAATTTGATGATTACCTTTTGAAAAATTATCATTTTTAAGTGCTTCGAGTTGTTCATTAACAATCATTTGGATACCGATTTTATCTTTTTCTTCAATTTTAAAGATATGGTTGCGCTGTATTTGACGTCCAAATAATAAATACAAGACGAAACCTAAAATAGGTATTAAGACAAGTACTAGCAGCCAAGCCCAAATGGACCCCGCTGTTCGTCTCTCTAAAAAGATAATCGTAAAAGCAAATAATAAATTTAAAGCAAATGCACTTATAAATATAATGTTTAAAACGACATTAGAATGATGAAGTGCAATAGACCACGTTGTTTCCATCATATATATTCCCCCAAAGTAACATTACATTTAATTCGTACAAAGTCTTTGCCATTGTAACATGAGTTGAAATTTTTATCATTTGACTCATACCCATTATGGGTATACGATAATCTTAAATATATAATAGGAGAGGGTAAATATGACTGGAGTATCTCAAGCCCATCACTCTACACAAACTAAAAATAATTTAAAATCTCGTTTAAACCGTATCGAAGGACAGGTAAAAGCAATTAATCGTATGATAGATGAAGATGTCTATTGTGATGATGTGTTAACCCAAATTAGAGCAACGCGTTCGGCTTTGAATAGTGTGGCAACTAAATTATTGGATCATCATATGAAGAGTTGTATTATGGAAAAAATTGAAAATGGTGAGAATGAAGCAGCTATGGAAGAACTGCTAGTTACTTTTCAAAAATTAATGAAAGACTAAAGAGGCATTAAGATGGAAACAAAAGTAATCTTTATTACAGGTTTAAAAACTTTAGAACAAGCAGCAGCATTAAAAAAAGATTTGTTAAATATTATCGGTGTTTATCATACTAACGTAGATGTTCAAAATAGTTCTGTTCAAGTTACTTTTGAAACGCCCGCTAATTTAAATAATATAGAAAAAGAAATATATGATAAGGGTTATACAATAAACTTTTAAAATGTTGTAGAATTTACAAAAATTGAACTACATTGTAAAAAATATTCAAAAAAATGGAAAAAATTGCAATTTTGTGTAGTAACATATAATAAAATAGGGTATGATGAAGTAGAAGCCATACAGTCAGGAGTGATGATATGAATAAGAACAACGACAAATTACAAAACGTAGTTAAGCTATTATCATCATTAGGGGTAAACATAAAGAAAACTAAATCAAGATTTGAAGTTATGCATACTTTACCAACTACTGTGAAGACCACTAACGAACTGAAATAGTCAAAAAGGACCTAGCGAAGTGCTAAGTCCTTTTTTTATTGCCTATGAAGTTTTTTGTCGTAATGGCGTCTTGGTCGTATCTTCATTAAATCGTTTCGGTTGATGGTAATATATAGAGAGTGCTACACCAACCCCACACATCAGGCTCCATAATGAGCTACCACCATAACTTATAAATGGTAATGGTATACCAGTAATAGGTAGTAACTGAATTGTCATACCAATATTTTGTAATATATGGAATAGTAATAATGAGACAAAACCAATTAAGAATAGCTTATTAAACGGATTTTCATCATTTGTTGCTAATCGTATTAGGTGAAAGATTAAACCTAAGAAAATAAGCAGTAGAATGACAGAACCAATAAAACCAAATTCTTCGCCTACAACTGAAAAGATAAAGTCAGTGTGATTTTCTGGAATGTAGACTTCACCATGATTAAACCCTTTACCTAACAATTGACCAGAGCCAATAGCTTTAAGAGATTCTGTTAAATGATAACCATCCCCGCTACTATAAGTATATGGATCTAACCAAGAACTTATTCTTCCTAACTGATATGTTTTAACACCTAATAAACTTTCAATTAATGAAGGTCTATAAATCATTGCTAGCAAGATACTCGACGCAAATGTAATGACTATTAAAAAGACAGGTGCTAATAATTTCCACGTAATGCCACTAGCTATAATGACACCTACTATGATAGCGCAAAGCACTAGTGTAGTACCTAAGTCATTCTGTAATAAAATAAGTGCCATTGGTAATAATGATATACCGATAATTTTAAGTAATAATTTAAAATCTGTTTCGAGCGATTTGTTAAAAGTAAACTTATTATGTTGCATTACTAATTTGGCTAATGCTAATATCAATACTATTTTCATAAATTCAGAAGGTTGGACACTAATTGGACCTAGCTTGTACCAACTTTTGGCACCATTGATTATAGGAGTAAAAGGTGTTTCTGGAATGATAATCAATACAAACAATCCAAAACATAAAATAAAATACAATAAATAACTGTACTTTATTAACTTTTTAGGAGAGACGATCATAATTAAGCCAGCAATAATAGCTCCTAATATATAATATAATATTTGTCTCACACTAAAGTTAGCGCTGTATTGACCTCCGCCCATAGCAGAATGTATTAAACTCACACTAATAATAGCTAATATCACGATAACGCCCACTAAAATCCAATCGACGCGTCGCAACCAACTGTGTTCTTTTGAACGACGTGAATTACTCATTGCATACTCCTTAAAATAATTTCTAAATTATGTAATATAGTTAGATTTTACCTAACTTTCTATTATATTGCTAGGACAACAGTAGTTAAGTTTAAATAAATTTATTGTACTATATTTATATATATCTTAACGTGTATAGCTTTGTAAATTACATATTATTTAATTATTTAAATTTAAAAATGACTATTCACTTAATCGATGCAAAGATATATTAAATCGTGATATGATGTAGTTTAATAATAATATTTGGAGGCAAAAGAGATGGCTAAAGAAAATATTTGTATCTTGTATGGAGGTAAAAGTGCCGAACACGATGTGTCGATTTTAACAGCTCAAAATGTCCTGAATGCGATTGATAAAGAGGTTTATCGCGTAGATATCATTTATATTACAAACGATGGACAATGGAAAAAGAAAACAGATATCGTTAACGAAATTTCGGACATAGATTACTTAAGATTAAGTGACACTGAAGCGGGAGATATATCTCGATTACTATCCACAGAAAAAAATCAACGCCCATATAGTGGAGTCTTTCCTTTATTGCATGGTCCCAATGGTGAAGACGGCACTATGCAAGGCTTATTCGAAGTATTAGATTTACCATACGTTGGTAATGGTGTATTAGCCGCATCAAGTACAATGGATAAATTAGTGATGAAGCAATTATTTGCGCATAGAGGTTTGCCTCAATTACCATATGTTAGCTTCTTAAGAAGTGAATACCAAAAGTACCAAGGTAATATCTTAAAATTAGTACATGATAAACTTGAATATCCCGTGTTTGTTAAACCTGCTAACTTAGGTTCTAGTGTAGGTATAAGCAAATGTAATAATGAAGAGGAATTAAAAACAGGTATCGAAGAAGCGTTCCAATTTGACCGCAAACTTGTTATCGAACAAGGAATCGATGCACGTGAAATAGAAGTTGCCGTGTTGGGAAATGACTACCCTGAAACTACTTGGCCTGGAGAAGTTATAAAAGATGTAGCATTTTATGATTACAAGTCTAAATATAAAGATGGTAAGATTCGATTGGATATACCTGCTGATTTGGATAAAGAAGTACAATTAACATTAAGAAATATGGCGGTAGAAGCTTTTAAAGCAACTGATTGTTCAGGTTTATTACGTGCAGACTTCTTCGTTACTGAAGATAATCAAGTCTTCATCAACGAAACAAATGCAATGCCAGGTTTCACTGAATTTAGTATGTACCCTAGTCTATGGGAAAACATGGGGGTACCATATGGTGACCTAATTAAAAAATTAATAGAGTTAGCTAAAGAGAAACATGAAGATAAGAAGAAAAATAAATACAGTATTAATTGAGGCGAATAATTTATGATCGAAGTAACATTAAAACAAATACAAGCATGGATTGATTGTGACATTGATAAGCAATTCTTAAATCAGTCTATTACTGGCGTGACGATAGACTCACGACATATAGAGCGCAAAATGTTATTCATTCCTTTTAAAGGAGAAAACGTTGATGGTCATAAGTTTGTGAAACAAGCTTTAAATGATGGTGCAGGCGCAAGCTTTTATCAAAAAGGTGAAGCTATTGATGAATCTATTAACGGTCCAATTATTTGGGTAGATGATATTTTAAGTGCTCTACAACAACTAGCACAAGCTTATTTACGTTACGTAAACCCACAAGTAATTGCAGTTACAGGATCTAATGGCAAAACCACTACTAAAGATATGATTGAAAGTGTGTTAAAGCCTCAATTCAAAGTTAAAAAAACGCGCGGTAATTATAATAATGAAATTGGCATGCCTCTTACAATTTTGCAATTAGACCAAGATACTGAAATTTCCATTCTTGAAATGGGAATGTCTGGATATCATGAAATTGAACTATTATCTAAAATTGCAGAACCCGATATTGCCATAATTACAAATATTGGCGAATCACATATGCAAGATTTAGGCTCACGAGAAGGTATCGCGCAAGCTAAGTTTGAAATTACTTTAGGACTAAAGCAAGGTGGTTTGTTTATTTATGATGGTGATGAACCATTATTAAAATCACATGTAGATAAATTGAAAGATGTAAAATTGACGAGCGTAGGTTTAGATAATAACAATACGTATGTTTGTAAAATAGATGACTTTGCTACAGAAGGTATTGCTTTTTCTATAAATGACACGGAACAATATGCTTTGCCTATACTAGGAACACATAATATGAAAAATGCAGCAATCGCTATAGCAGTAGGAAAAAGATTAAATTTAGATTATGAAACGATATATAATAACTTAAAACAAGTAAAACTCACTGGTATGCGTATGGAACAACATATTAGTGACGAAGGCTTAGTTGTTATAAACGATGCTTATAATGCAAGTCCTACAAGTATGAAAGCGGCAATTGATACTTTATCTAATATGTCGGGACGCAAGATTTTAGTATTAGGCGATGTATTAGAATTAGGGCAAGACAGTAAGTTAATGCATGAAGAAGTCGGCAGTTATTTATCTAATAAAGGTATTAGTTTCTTATTTACTTATGGTAGTGAAGCTGCTTATATTTATGATAAAGGCCAAAATAAAGTAGAACAGGCGAAACATTTCGATGACAAAGTGCAATTAATTAAATATTTAAATGGTATAGTGCAAGTCGAGGACAAAATTTTAATTAAAGGTTCTAGAGGTATGAAGCTAGAAGAAGTCGTAGAAGCCTTAATATAATATTTATCACAACAGAAATATCATTCTGTTGTGATTTTTTATTTATTCATGAATATTATAAATAGTAACCTCAAAAAAATATTTAAGAAATTAGATAGGAAAATAAGAAAGATAATTAACCGCTTACAACCCAACAACTGCAATATTAATTTAAAAAATGAAAGAAGCACTATAATGAATTAATTAAAGTTATGTAATTTTGCTTTATTGCGATTATATTGTTGAGGTGGTACTATTAAGAAGTTGAAGAAACTTAAATGAACATATATGAAGAGAAATATAGAAGTATAAAGGAGAATTATATTGCAAAATTTTAAAGAATTAGGGATATCGGCTAAAACAGTAGAAACCCTAGAATCAATGGGGTTTACAGAAGCCACACCAATTCAAAAAGATAGTATTCCACTTGCTTTAGCAGGTAGAGACGTATTAGGACAAGCTCAAACAGGTACTGGTAAAACAGGAGCTTTTGGCATTCCTTTAATAGAAAAAGTAGTAGGTAAAGAAGGCGTTCAATCGTTAATTTTAGCTCCTACAAGAGAATTAGCTATGCAAGTCGCTGAACAATTAAAAGAGTTTAGTAAAGATCAAAAAGTACAAGTAGTTACTGTATTTGGTGGAATGCCAATCGATCGTCAAATTAAAGCTCTGAAAAAAGGGCCACAAATCGTAGTAGGTACACCAGGGCGTGTGATCGACCACTTAAACCGTCGTACTTTAAAAACTACTGGTATCCACACATTAATATTGGATGAAGCAGATGAAATGATGAACATGGGCTTTATTGATGATATGAGATTTATTATGGATAAAATACCGGCTGAACAACGTCAAACTATGTTGTTTTCAGCTACAATGCCTAAAGCCATCCAAAATTTAGTACAACAATTTATGAATTCACCTGAAATTGTTAAAACGATGGACAACAAAATGTCAAATCCACAAATTGATGAATATTATACGATTGTTAAAGAATTAGAGAAATTTGATACTTTCACTAACTTCTTAGATGTACATCAACCAGAGTTAGCGATTGTCTTCGGTAGAACTAAACGTCGTGTTGATGAATTAACAAGTGCATTGTTATCTAAAGGCTACAAAGCTGAAGGCTTACATGGTGATATTACTCAAGCTAAAAGATTAGAAGTCTTAAAAAAATTCAAAAACGACCAAATTGATATTTTTACTCAAGCTAAAAGATTAGAAGTCTTAAAAAAATTCAAAAACGACCAAATTGATATTTTAGTAGCTACAGACGTTGCTGCACGTGGATTAGATATTTCTGGCGTAAGTCATGTTTATAACTTTGATATTCCACAAGATACAGAAAGTTATACTCATAGAATAGGTCGTACTGGTCGTGCCGGTAAAGAAGGTATTGCGGTTACTTTTGTTAACCCAATTGAAATGGATTATATCCGCCAGATTGAGCAAGCCAATGATCGTCAAATGAATGCTTTACGTCCACCACATCGTAAAGAAGTATTAAAAGCGCGTGAAAATGATATTAAAGAAAAAGTACAAAATTGGATGTCTAAAGACAATGAACCTCGATTACAACGCATCGCTGGTCAACTTTTAGAAGAATACAATGATGTAGAATTAATTGCTTCATTACTACAAGAATTAGTCGAAGCAAACGATGAAGTTGAAGTGCAACTTACATTCGAAAAACCACTAGCAAGAAAAGGACGCCCTGCTAAAGGTCCACGTCGCAATAACAACAACAACAATAATAAACGTGGAAACAAATTCGACAACAAAGGTCGTCGTGGCAAACCGGCGTTTAATAAAAAAGGTAAAAAAGATAGAACTTCAGATAGAAAAGACAACAAAAAGCCGATGAAAGGTCGTACTTTCGCCGAACACCAAAAATAAGGTCTAACTTATCATATATAGCAATTTAAGTTTAATCATCTCACTTATGTGAGGTGATTTTTTTATTAAATAGTTTTGTTATTAATTTTTAGGAGTAGTGAGTGGTGTCTAATGACTATGTTATAATAAAAATCAAAATTCATGCTGAAAGAGTTGAGAAAATGATACGTGATAACATATATTATCGCAGCCCTAAAAAAGTATTGAAATATTATTATTTAACAGAAGGATTATTACTATTAGTTGGTATCATTATAGGAATAGCCCTAATTTTACTAACGCATTATTACAATTGGTGGAATGCAATTCATTATATAGTTATAGTAGGTATGGTTGTTGATGTTTTTTATTTTGTAGTGACACCAGTAATTAAATATAAATTCACTTTTTATAAAATTGAGACAGATTATGTAGCAATTTCAAAGCAATTTTTCTTTAAGAAAACTGAATTGGTAAAATTTGAAAGAACTCAAATAGTTAATAGAAAAAGTAATCCTGTACTAGATATATTAGGTTTAAGTAAAACATCGATACACACTGCAGGTCATGTTGTTAACTTACCATTGATTCAAAACAAGGACGCTGAAACAGTTGAAACTTCGATATTATCATATTTGAGAGGAGCAGATTTTGATGTATAAACCTCAAAAGTTACATCCAATTTCTTATATTTCAGGTATTATAGAAGCGATAAAGCAAAACTTTGTCCTTGTTATCATTTTCTTAGTATTTAATTTAAAAGACTTTGATTTTAAAAATTATACTTCATATATTTATCCAGGCATAGTAGCTATTATCTTTATAGTTTCATTTATTATACATTCATTAAAAGTTTATAAGACAAGATATTGGATTGAAAAAGATCACTTTATATTAACGTCAGGTGTTTTTACCAAACAACGTAAAGAATTAAATATCCGACGTATTCAATCTGTCGACACTACTCAAGGATTAGTCAATCAACTCGTTGGCGGAGTTGTCTTGCAAATAAAAACACCGAGTGATGGTATAGAATTAGATACAGTCTCTAAAAAACAAAGTCAACTTATACAACAAGCCATTAAACAGCAACAGTTGAGCCTACAAGATAATGTAGTAAATGATGAAGTACTTCAGAGCGATAATGACAATAATGTTGAAACTACGAGTAATTCAACGGATCAACTTTATAAATTAAGCTTTAAAAATTTACTATTAATGGCGATGACAAGTGGTGCAATCGGTATAGCTTTTGCTGCTATAATGCCTATTTTAGGTGGTTTTTCAGATATTATCCCATGGAATGCTATTACAAATAAGGTAGAACATATTGCACAAGCGGTTTCTATTATAGTGATAATTATTGTTTTTACTATACTTATATTAAGTTATATTATTGGAACAATCATTACCATAGTACGTTATTTTAATTACACGCTAACTCAAGAGAACAACCAACTTAATATTTCGTATGGATTATTTAAAATTCAAAATATCACTGTTCCTACAGATAGGGTACAAGCAGTTATAGAAAATCAATCTTTTTTACGTAAAATTTTTGGTTATACTGCAATTCATTTTGTAATTACAAGTGATATGGATAGAAATTTGGACGATGAAACTATCGATGGCAAAGTAATGGTTTTACCATTTATTAAACGTAGAGACGCTTTTAATATTATTAAAGGATTAGTTCCTTATTTTGAGTTTAATGAATCCGAAAAAGGTATGCCTTTGAGAAGCTTGCACCGTTACTTTATAAAAGAGTTTTTCGTATTACTAATTATTGGGATTGTTGGAACTTATTTTTGGTCTGCTTGGTCAGTTGTTATTGTGAGTGTTGTGTTATTGTTCTTTATAAGTAATGCAATATTAAATGTGAAATATGCTGGATATAAAGTAAACAATGAAGAAATAGTAGTGCATAATGTTTCGATAATAGGTGTTAAAAATAACTATTTTAAACGAGACAAAATCTTAGGTATGGAAAATACTCAAACACCCTTCCTTAAAAGAAGCAACCTGACAACTTTTAGATACATTATTGCAAAGGCGTCAGGAATGCAAAAGATTGGTTTAAAATATGAAGATTCAAGCACAGTTCAAAGTTTGAAAAAATGGTATTTAAGAGGTGTGTGGCATGAATGATTTTAAGCAGATGGATTTAAATGGTAAAAGAGTCATGGCGCTACGATCAACTATTCTAACTTTTATTATTTTGGCAATAATAGTAATAATACTTATTGTAGATACAATGTGGTTAGATTGGTTAAGTAAGAAGACGATTATGTGGGTTGGTATCATTGGGATAATAGTATTACTACTCAATATACTCATTGGTACTTTAGTAATACCACGTTATCGATTTTTAATATTCAAATATAAATTAGATAATGATAAAATCGTTGTTCATACAGGGTTGTGGTTTATTACTACAAAAAATATACCCTTATTTAGAATACAAAATGTTGATATCCATGAAGGCATCATTATGAGAAAGTATAATTTAGCTAATGTGAACTTATCAACTGCAGCTGGCAACGCTGAAATAAATTTTGTTACGAAACAAGAAGCAGACATAATAAAGCAACATATAAGAGTCGTTACACGAGAATACTTATAAAATTGAAAAGATTGTAGGTCGTTATTATATGATATATGGCATAGGTATTGATTTAATAGAAATTCAACGTATTGAAAGTTTGTATAAAAGACAACAAAAGTTTGTTAATAGAATTTTGTCAGAGCAAGAAATAGAAAAATTTAATACGTTTATTAATACTAAACGTAAAATTGAGTTTTTAGCAGGTAGATTTGCTTGCAAAGAAGCATATAGTAAAGCGCTAGGTACAGGACTCGGAAAGACGGTAGCATTTCATGATATTGATTGTTTTAATGACGATTTAGGTAAACCTTGTATTGAGCATAAAGACTATGTTGTTCATGTGAGTATTACACATACTGAGACCTATGCAATGAGTGAAGTAATATTAGAATATAAATAAAATATAAATTTAAAAGTCAGTTCTTTGGCTAAAAATTTATATTTTTAATAAACTTAAATTAATAAGTGTATAAAAATCAACTTAGGGAAGGTTGGAGATAATGTATGGCGGACAAATATTATCGATCTACATATGTGAACGTAAACCTAAATGAAATTGCGTCAAACTATCAAATTTTTCAAAAATTACATCCTAAAAAAACAGTCATGCCTGTAGTTAAAGCAAATGGCTATGGGTTAGGGAGCATACCAATTGCGAAAAAACTAATGAACATTGGTGTGGAATTTTTTGCCGTTGCAACATTGGACGAAGCGATTGAATTAAGAATGCATGGTGTCAATGCCAAAATATTAGTTTTAGGTGTGATTTCTGTTGAACAAATAAATAAAGCGATTCAGCATCGTGTAGCTTTAACAGTACCTTCACTAAGTTGGTTAAAAACTGCTATTACTCATATTTCAAATGAAAATAAAAAGGAATTATGGTTGCATATCAAATTAGATACTGGC
The genomic region above belongs to Staphylococcus durrellii and contains:
- a CDS encoding FtsW/RodA/SpoVE family cell cycle protein; the protein is MSNSRRSKEHSWLRRVDWILVGVIVILAIISVSLIHSAMGGGQYSANFSVRQILYYILGAIIAGLIMIVSPKKLIKYSYLLYFILCFGLFVLIIIPETPFTPIINGAKSWYKLGPISVQPSEFMKIVLILALAKLVMQHNKFTFNKSLETDFKLLLKIIGISLLPMALILLQNDLGTTLVLCAIIVGVIIASGITWKLLAPVFLIVITFASSILLAMIYRPSLIESLLGVKTYQLGRISSWLDPYTYSSGDGYHLTESLKAIGSGQLLGKGFNHGEVYIPENHTDFIFSVVGEEFGFIGSVILLLIFLGLIFHLIRLATNDENPFNKLFLIGFVSLLLFHILQNIGMTIQLLPITGIPLPFISYGGSSLWSLMCGVGVALSIYYHQPKRFNEDTTKTPLRQKTS
- a CDS encoding UDP-N-acetylmuramoyl-tripeptide--D-alanyl-D-alanine ligase, translating into MIEVTLKQIQAWIDCDIDKQFLNQSITGVTIDSRHIERKMLFIPFKGENVDGHKFVKQALNDGAGASFYQKGEAIDESINGPIIWVDDILSALQQLAQAYLRYVNPQVIAVTGSNGKTTTKDMIESVLKPQFKVKKTRGNYNNEIGMPLTILQLDQDTEISILEMGMSGYHEIELLSKIAEPDIAIITNIGESHMQDLGSREGIAQAKFEITLGLKQGGLFIYDGDEPLLKSHVDKLKDVKLTSVGLDNNNTYVCKIDDFATEGIAFSINDTEQYALPILGTHNMKNAAIAIAVGKRLNLDYETIYNNLKQVKLTGMRMEQHISDEGLVVINDAYNASPTSMKAAIDTLSNMSGRKILVLGDVLELGQDSKLMHEEVGSYLSNKGISFLFTYGSEAAYIYDKGQNKVEQAKHFDDKVQLIKYLNGIVQVEDKILIKGSRGMKLEEVVEALI
- the csoZ gene encoding putative copper chaperone CsoZ, which gives rise to METKVIFITGLKTLEQAAALKKDLLNIIGVYHTNVDVQNSSVQVTFETPANLNNIEKEIYDKGYTINF
- a CDS encoding D-alanine--D-alanine ligase, whose amino-acid sequence is MAKENICILYGGKSAEHDVSILTAQNVLNAIDKEVYRVDIIYITNDGQWKKKTDIVNEISDIDYLRLSDTEAGDISRLLSTEKNQRPYSGVFPLLHGPNGEDGTMQGLFEVLDLPYVGNGVLAASSTMDKLVMKQLFAHRGLPQLPYVSFLRSEYQKYQGNILKLVHDKLEYPVFVKPANLGSSVGISKCNNEEELKTGIEEAFQFDRKLVIEQGIDAREIEVAVLGNDYPETTWPGEVIKDVAFYDYKSKYKDGKIRLDIPADLDKEVQLTLRNMAVEAFKATDCSGLLRADFFVTEDNQVFINETNAMPGFTEFSMYPSLWENMGVPYGDLIKKLIELAKEKHEDKKKNKYSIN
- a CDS encoding Lmo0850 family protein, which encodes MNKNNDKLQNVVKLLSSLGVNIKKTKSRFEVMHTLPTTVKTTNELK
- the acpS gene encoding holo-ACP synthase translates to MIYGIGIDLIEIQRIESLYKRQQKFVNRILSEQEIEKFNTFINTKRKIEFLAGRFACKEAYSKALGTGLGKTVAFHDIDCFNDDLGKPCIEHKDYVVHVSITHTETYAMSEVILEYK
- a CDS encoding PH domain-containing protein; amino-acid sequence: MNDFKQMDLNGKRVMALRSTILTFIILAIIVIILIVDTMWLDWLSKKTIMWVGIIGIIVLLLNILIGTLVIPRYRFLIFKYKLDNDKIVVHTGLWFITTKNIPLFRIQNVDIHEGIIMRKYNLANVNLSTAAGNAEINFVTKQEADIIKQHIRVVTREYL
- the csoR gene encoding copper-sensing transcriptional repressor CsoR, which encodes MTGVSQAHHSTQTKNNLKSRLNRIEGQVKAINRMIDEDVYCDDVLTQIRATRSALNSVATKLLDHHMKSCIMEKIENGENEAAMEELLVTFQKLMKD
- a CDS encoding PH domain-containing protein; its protein translation is MSNDYVIIKIKIHAERVEKMIRDNIYYRSPKKVLKYYYLTEGLLLLVGIIIGIALILLTHYYNWWNAIHYIVIVGMVVDVFYFVVTPVIKYKFTFYKIETDYVAISKQFFFKKTELVKFERTQIVNRKSNPVLDILGLSKTSIHTAGHVVNLPLIQNKDAETVETSILSYLRGADFDV
- the cshA gene encoding degradosome RNA helicase CshA, yielding MQNFKELGISAKTVETLESMGFTEATPIQKDSIPLALAGRDVLGQAQTGTGKTGAFGIPLIEKVVGKEGVQSLILAPTRELAMQVAEQLKEFSKDQKVQVVTVFGGMPIDRQIKALKKGPQIVVGTPGRVIDHLNRRTLKTTGIHTLILDEADEMMNMGFIDDMRFIMDKIPAEQRQTMLFSATMPKAIQNLVQQFMNSPEIVKTMDNKMSNPQIDEYYTIVKELEKFDTFTNFLDVHQPELAIVFGRTKRRVDELTSALLSKGYKAEGLHGDITQAKRLEVLKKFKNDQIDIFTQAKRLEVLKKFKNDQIDILVATDVAARGLDISGVSHVYNFDIPQDTESYTHRIGRTGRAGKEGIAVTFVNPIEMDYIRQIEQANDRQMNALRPPHRKEVLKARENDIKEKVQNWMSKDNEPRLQRIAGQLLEEYNDVELIASLLQELVEANDEVEVQLTFEKPLARKGRPAKGPRRNNNNNNNKRGNKFDNKGRRGKPAFNKKGKKDRTSDRKDNKKPMKGRTFAEHQK
- a CDS encoding PH domain-containing protein, which translates into the protein MYKPQKLHPISYISGIIEAIKQNFVLVIIFLVFNLKDFDFKNYTSYIYPGIVAIIFIVSFIIHSLKVYKTRYWIEKDHFILTSGVFTKQRKELNIRRIQSVDTTQGLVNQLVGGVVLQIKTPSDGIELDTVSKKQSQLIQQAIKQQQLSLQDNVVNDEVLQSDNDNNVETTSNSTDQLYKLSFKNLLLMAMTSGAIGIAFAAIMPILGGFSDIIPWNAITNKVEHIAQAVSIIVIIIVFTILILSYIIGTIITIVRYFNYTLTQENNQLNISYGLFKIQNITVPTDRVQAVIENQSFLRKIFGYTAIHFVITSDMDRNLDDETIDGKVMVLPFIKRRDAFNIIKGLVPYFEFNESEKGMPLRSLHRYFIKEFFVLLIIGIVGTYFWSAWSVVIVSVVLLFFISNAILNVKYAGYKVNNEEIVVHNVSIIGVKNNYFKRDKILGMENTQTPFLKRSNLTTFRYIIAKASGMQKIGLKYEDSSTVQSLKKWYLRGVWHE